One Coprobacter fastidiosus genomic window, TCGTTTCGTCTTCAGAGTCCAACTTTAACCATCTGGCCATAGCGCTCACAGTAGTGCCTTGTACCAGTAAGGAAATGATCGTGATGAAAAAGACGATATTGAATATGAATTTTGAATTTTCGATGCCTGCGATTAACGGATAAGTGGCAAAAATTATAGGTACAGCTCCTCTAAGTCCTACCCATGATATATATACGCGTGCTTTAGTGGTAAAATTTTTGAATGGTAACAAGCACAGAAAAACAGTGATGGGGCGAGCAAATATGATCATAAAAATACCGATCAATAGACCGATACCGATAACGGGTAATAATTCGGAAGGATTGACCAATAACCCTAATGTGAGGAACATGACGATTTGAAACAACCATGAAAAGCCGTCGAAAAAAGTCGCTGTACTCCGTTTGTGTACCATTTTTTTATTCCCTACGACCAGTCCGGCAATATATACGGCAAGATAACCGTTTCCTTTCAGCAGGTCTGTAAAAGAGAATATAAAGAACGAGAAAGCTAATAGTAATACTGGATATAAAGATTGGTTGTCTATATTTATACGGTTCATAACCCAAACCGTTACTTGTCCCAGAATATATCCGGACAATGCTCCTACACTTAGTTGAATGAGTAACATCCCGATCGATTGCCATACATTAAATTCTCCGATCTGTATAATTTGTATTAAAAGAATTGTGAGCATGTATGCCATAGGGTCATTACTTCCGCTCTCTAATTCTAATACCGGTCGTAATCTTTGTTTGAGTCCTAATCCTTTGGAGCGTAAAATAGAAAAGACCGAAGCTGAGTCTGTAGAGGACATAACGGCAGCAAGCAGCATTGATTCCATTAGGGTCAGATTCGGACAATTCGGTATGTATCCGGAGATATAATAAATAAAACCTCCTGTAATGATTGTGGTGATTAATACACCTATTGTTGCTAAAATTACACCCGAACCTGCTATCGGTTTGATTTCTGTGAATTTGGTGTCCATACCTCCAGAAAAGAGTATGATACTTAATGCTATTACTCCGATAAATTGAGCTTCATGCGGATTGTGAAATTGTATTCCTAACCCGTCACTGCCGAAAATCATTCCTACTCCTAAAAACAGAAGTAATGCCGGGACTCCGAATTTGTAACCGGCTTTACCGGCAATAACACTGATAAATAGTAAAATAGATCCTATTAAAAGAATGTTTCCTGTGTCTAAAATCATAATTCTCCCGAATGAATATATTGAGTTATAACAAATAATATCAAAAGTTGATTATTATCTTTATGTGTTTTAGAATGAATAACAGATAGATAATACTTAGATATGTTTATTTCTTCAAATATAAGTATAATTCTTTAAAAGAAATAATATGGGAGAAAATATTTTACTCGGATTTTTCTCTATGAACAAACTGTGAGTATTTGGGGTTATTTATAGAAGGTTAATTGGAAATTGACATACATATCAAAAAAATGAATTATGAAAGTTGGAGACTTGGGACTGATCGGTTTAGGCGTAATGGGGGCGAATTTGGCTCTTAATTTTGAACGTAACGGTTATGTTGTGGCTGTATATAACCGGAAGGAAGGAGAGGGACAAGATGTCGTATCTCGTTTTATGAAAGAGAATGGAAAAAATAAAAACTTCATACCGGCCGCTACGATAGGAGAGTTGGTCGATAAAGTATCTCGTCCTCGAAAAATAGTATTGATGGTAACTGCCGGTGATCCGGTAGATGAGTTGGTAGATCAGCTTTTGCCGCATTTGTCTTTGGGAGACATTGTAATAGACGGGGGAAATTCCGATTTCAGAGATACGGACAGAAGGGTTCGTTTTATGGAAAGTCGGGGTATCTGGTTTGTCGGATGCGGTATTTCAGGAGGAGCTGAAGGAGCTTTAAACGGTCCTTCTATAATGCCGGGCGGTTCGGTAGAGGCTTGGCCTTTTATAAAGGACATGCTGCAGTCGATCGCTGCAAAATTAGAAGACGGCTCACCTTGTTGTCGGTGGATCGGGTCGGGTGGTTCCGGACATTTTGTTAAAATGGTTCACAATGGAATTGAGTATGGAGATATGCAACTCATCGCCGAAATGTATGCGATATTGAAACAAGCGTTGGGTTTAGGCAACGATGAAATATCTCGCTTGTTCGAATTATGGAATCATGGAGATTTAAATAGTTATCTGATCGAGATAACGGCATCGATATTACGTTATAAAGAAAAATCCGGAGAGTATCTGGTTGACAAGATAAGAGATGTTGCCCGACAAAAAGGTACGGGACGCTGGTGTATCGAAGTGGCGTTGAATGAGGGAGAGCCTTTGACGTTGATTACGGAAGCCGTATATGCTCGGATGCTTTCTGCTTTACCCGAAATTCGACGAGAAGCAGCATCCTGCTATCCGGATAATATAACGGAAAAATGGCATGATACGGACTTTTCCGTTGATATGGCACGGGATGCGTTATATGTATCCAAAATGATTTCCTATGCACAAGGCTTTTCGTTATTACAGCGGGCCTCGTCTCATTATGGATGGCATTTAGATTGTGCATCTATTGCATATATTTGGCAAAATGGTTGCATAATCCGATCTGCATTTTTGAGAAAGATCGTTTCTGCGTATAAGAAAGATCCGTTTCTCGGCAATCTTTTGTTTGATGATTATTTTAAAAATACGGTTATTTCTTTGCAAAACGGGTGGAGAACTTTGATATCTCGGGGATTGTTCTCGGGAATTCCTTTACCGTGTATGACAGCCGGACTTACTTATTTTGATGGTTTGCGTACTGAAAATTCGACGGCTAACTTAATACAAGCACAACGAGACTTTTTCGGAGCACATACCTATGAACGGACGGATGCAGATTCTGGGGTATTTTTTCATACCGATTGGAAAAATTTTTAATAGTAAGAATAAAGGTTTGGAATTATGGAAAAAGCGGATGCTCAAATGTTACTGATTTTTGGAGCTTCGGGTGATTTGACTACTCGAAAATTGATTCCGGCGTTATATGAATTGTATGTTCGTAATTTATTGCCTGAAAATTTCGTCATTTTAGGTGCGGCACGTACGGTATTGACAGATAATGAATTCCGAAGAAAACAGTGTGACGGTATATTGACTTCACAAAAAGAACTTTCGGCTAAAGATGCTCGCTTGAGTTTGTTTCTGAAACGTGTTTATTATATGGGTTTTGATACGCAAAATACAGATGAATATGAAACATTGAAAAATCGAGTAGAGGAGCTGCAAAACCTTTATTCTTTACCCGATAATATCGTTTTTTATATGGCAACACCTCCGGAAATGTATGAAGTAATACCTCTCGGATTGCAAAAATGCGGTCTGGCTTATACATCTGATGGATTTCGTCGGATTGTTGTTGAAAAACCGTTCGGAACGGAT contains:
- a CDS encoding potassium/proton antiporter, which translates into the protein MILDTGNILLIGSILLFISVIAGKAGYKFGVPALLLFLGVGMIFGSDGLGIQFHNPHEAQFIGVIALSIILFSGGMDTKFTEIKPIAGSGVILATIGVLITTIITGGFIYYISGYIPNCPNLTLMESMLLAAVMSSTDSASVFSILRSKGLGLKQRLRPVLELESGSNDPMAYMLTILLIQIIQIGEFNVWQSIGMLLIQLSVGALSGYILGQVTVWVMNRINIDNQSLYPVLLLAFSFFIFSFTDLLKGNGYLAVYIAGLVVGNKKMVHKRSTATFFDGFSWLFQIVMFLTLGLLVNPSELLPVIGIGLLIGIFMIIFARPITVFLCLLPFKNFTTKARVYISWVGLRGAVPIIFATYPLIAGIENSKFIFNIVFFITIISLLVQGTTVSAMARWLKLDSEDETKKEFDVSLPDEIKSSMSEIQITETALANGNKLMNLTLPDNTLAVMVKRNNKYFVPKGHTTINPGDKLLVISDNEEELKKAYESLGIERYSMEKN
- the gnd gene encoding decarboxylating NADP(+)-dependent phosphogluconate dehydrogenase gives rise to the protein MKVGDLGLIGLGVMGANLALNFERNGYVVAVYNRKEGEGQDVVSRFMKENGKNKNFIPAATIGELVDKVSRPRKIVLMVTAGDPVDELVDQLLPHLSLGDIVIDGGNSDFRDTDRRVRFMESRGIWFVGCGISGGAEGALNGPSIMPGGSVEAWPFIKDMLQSIAAKLEDGSPCCRWIGSGGSGHFVKMVHNGIEYGDMQLIAEMYAILKQALGLGNDEISRLFELWNHGDLNSYLIEITASILRYKEKSGEYLVDKIRDVARQKGTGRWCIEVALNEGEPLTLITEAVYARMLSALPEIRREAASCYPDNITEKWHDTDFSVDMARDALYVSKMISYAQGFSLLQRASSHYGWHLDCASIAYIWQNGCIIRSAFLRKIVSAYKKDPFLGNLLFDDYFKNTVISLQNGWRTLISRGLFSGIPLPCMTAGLTYFDGLRTENSTANLIQAQRDFFGAHTYERTDADSGVFFHTDWKNF